A genomic window from Oceanobacillus timonensis includes:
- a CDS encoding universal stress protein produces the protein MKKIRGRMDESILVCVYYGPNGERLIRRGHKLAQNMDCPLYVLTVDALPYDEFDAEKSGFVEHWKELCEELDVEEFIIRDKEKRSVRAIKEVAHKYNITQIIIGQSAQNRWEEITKGSFVNVLLREISFIDLHIVSVDRTLKSTDDTIYEKGVRAFIQEDSEIPGQYRLKFTRSKHNLYEGIFYKEIGTDFNNGVFKFINNKGKTSQVHITENVCTGELKEPPNIAKSIH, from the coding sequence ATGAAAAAAATCAGAGGTCGCATGGACGAAAGTATTTTAGTATGTGTTTATTATGGTCCTAATGGTGAACGTCTTATCCGCCGGGGTCATAAACTGGCACAAAACATGGACTGCCCATTGTATGTTTTAACAGTAGATGCCCTTCCTTATGACGAATTTGATGCAGAAAAATCAGGTTTTGTCGAACATTGGAAAGAACTGTGCGAAGAATTGGATGTAGAAGAATTTATTATTCGTGATAAAGAAAAACGATCTGTAAGAGCCATCAAAGAAGTGGCACACAAATATAATATTACCCAAATTATTATTGGTCAGAGTGCACAAAACCGCTGGGAAGAGATTACAAAAGGTTCTTTTGTCAATGTACTTCTCCGGGAAATTTCATTTATTGACCTTCACATTGTTTCCGTAGACCGTACATTAAAAAGTACCGATGATACGATTTATGAAAAAGGGGTACGTGCGTTTATTCAGGAAGACAGTGAAATACCTGGCCAATACCGTTTAAAATTCACCCGCTCTAAGCACAACTTATACGAGGGGATTTTCTACAAAGAAATTGGAACAGATTTTAATAATGGTGTATTCAAATTCATTAATAATAAAGGAAAAACATCCCAGGTTCATATTACAGAAAATGTTTGTACAGGTGAGTTAAAAGAGCCCCCAAACATTGCGAAATCCATTCATTAA